The following proteins come from a genomic window of Proteiniphilum propionicum:
- the ilvD gene encoding dihydroxy-acid dehydratase → MTAEGKGSLRSATSTRGRRMAGARALWHANGMTREQLGKPIIAIVNSFTQFVPGHVHLHEIGQLVKKEVEKLGCFAAEFNTIAIDDGIAMGHDGMLYSLPSRDLIADSVEYMVNAHKADAMVCISNCDKITPGMLIAAMRLNIPAIFVSGGPMEAGIIGDEQIDLIDAMIESADEAVSSERVAQLEQLACPTCGSCSGMFTANSMNCLNEAIGLALPGNGTVLATHVNRKELFVKAARQIVENAYRYYFDGDETVLPRNIATREAFLNAMTLDIAMGGSTNTILHTLAIAHEGEIDFTLEDIDALSRRVPCICKVAPNTKKYHIQDVNRAGGIMGIMNELAKAGLVNTSVHRADGLTLGEAIGKYDITSGNSSEEAVTIFSSAPGNRYNIVMGSQNARFKELDTDRANGCIRSVEHAYTKDGGLAILKGNIARNGCVVKTAGVDEGVWKFNGKAKVYHSQEDACSAILNGDVRAGDVVVIIYEGPKGGPGMQEMLYPTSYIKAKHLGKECALITDGRFSGGTSGLSIGHISPEAAAGGNIGLVRDGDIIEIDIPGRSINLKVSDEELAERRRTEEARGEEAFRPIRERKVSKALRAYAAFVSSADLGAVRII, encoded by the coding sequence ATGACTGCGGAAGGCAAGGGTAGCCTACGTAGTGCGACGAGCACCAGGGGTCGCCGTATGGCAGGGGCAAGGGCCCTCTGGCATGCCAATGGTATGACACGCGAACAGTTGGGCAAACCCATTATAGCTATAGTTAACTCCTTCACTCAGTTTGTACCGGGGCATGTGCATCTGCACGAAATAGGACAGCTGGTGAAAAAAGAGGTTGAGAAGCTGGGCTGTTTCGCAGCTGAGTTTAACACTATCGCCATTGACGACGGCATTGCCATGGGGCATGACGGTATGTTGTATTCCCTGCCGTCGAGAGACCTGATTGCCGATTCGGTGGAATATATGGTCAATGCCCATAAGGCAGATGCTATGGTCTGCATAAGCAATTGTGACAAGATTACTCCGGGGATGCTTATAGCTGCAATGCGGTTGAATATACCTGCTATTTTTGTTTCGGGAGGGCCGATGGAAGCAGGAATAATTGGTGATGAACAGATCGACCTTATCGACGCGATGATTGAGTCGGCTGATGAGGCTGTTTCCAGCGAACGTGTAGCTCAATTGGAACAGCTGGCCTGTCCCACCTGTGGCTCCTGTTCCGGGATGTTTACCGCAAACTCCATGAACTGTCTCAATGAGGCAATAGGACTAGCACTGCCAGGCAATGGAACCGTTCTGGCTACTCATGTCAACAGGAAAGAACTGTTTGTGAAAGCTGCACGGCAGATAGTGGAGAATGCTTACCGATACTATTTTGATGGCGACGAAACGGTACTTCCCAGAAATATCGCTACCCGTGAAGCGTTCCTGAACGCCATGACGCTTGATATTGCCATGGGAGGTTCTACCAATACAATACTCCATACGCTCGCTATCGCACATGAAGGGGAGATCGACTTCACACTCGAAGATATAGATGCGCTTTCGAGGCGCGTCCCATGTATCTGCAAGGTGGCACCCAACACAAAAAAGTACCATATCCAGGATGTGAACCGTGCTGGGGGAATTATGGGCATAATGAACGAACTGGCAAAGGCGGGACTGGTTAATACCTCGGTACACCGTGCTGATGGCCTTACTTTGGGGGAAGCCATTGGAAAATATGATATAACTTCAGGCAATTCTTCGGAAGAGGCTGTAACAATCTTTTCGTCCGCACCCGGGAACCGGTATAATATTGTAATGGGATCGCAGAATGCGAGGTTCAAAGAGCTCGATACAGACAGGGCAAATGGCTGCATCCGTAGTGTGGAGCATGCTTATACAAAAGATGGGGGACTGGCTATCCTGAAGGGTAATATTGCCCGCAACGGCTGTGTGGTGAAGACAGCGGGCGTGGACGAGGGTGTCTGGAAGTTTAATGGAAAAGCTAAAGTGTATCACTCACAGGAAGACGCTTGTAGCGCTATCCTTAATGGAGATGTCAGGGCAGGAGATGTGGTTGTTATTATCTATGAAGGCCCTAAAGGGGGACCGGGAATGCAGGAGATGCTATATCCCACATCCTACATCAAAGCAAAACATCTGGGAAAAGAGTGTGCCCTTATTACTGACGGGCGTTTCTCCGGTGGTACCTCGGGACTCTCCATAGGGCACATCTCACCTGAAGCTGCTGCCGGTGGTAATATAGGGCTGGTACGTGACGGAGATATTATTGAGATAGATATTCCCGGGCGATCCATTAATTTGAAAGTCAGTGACGAAGAGCTTGCCGAAAGAAGACGGACGGAGGAGGCCAGGGGAGAAGAGGCTTTCCGTCCCATACGGGAAAGGAAAGTGTCCAAAGCTTTGAGGGCTTATGCTGCTTTTGTCAGTTCTGCCGATCTGGGTGCAGTGAGAATCATTTAG
- the leuB gene encoding 3-isopropylmalate dehydrogenase, translating to MKLNIAVLPGDGIGPEIMTQALEVTKAVCEKFEHVLTYSVGIVGACAIDAVEDPYPAETHNLCMKSDAVLFGAIGDPEYDNNPNASVRPEQGLLRMRKQLGLYGNIRPVVTFPSLVHKSPLRAELVEGTDFVCIRELTGGMYFGRPQGRSEDGNTAYDTCQYTREEVERVLHLAYRFAGQRRKKVTVVDKANVLATSRLWRQIARELSLQYPDIETNYLFVDNAAMRIIQWPKSFDVLVTENLFGDILTDEASVITGSLGLLPSASIGLHTSLFEPIHGSYPQAAGKNIANPIAMILSAALMFEYGFNLMDEGAIIREAVNASLEAGVVTEDIADGGKAYKTCEVGEWIAGYIKEKK from the coding sequence ATGAAACTGAATATAGCTGTATTGCCGGGTGATGGAATAGGCCCGGAGATTATGACTCAAGCGCTGGAAGTTACGAAAGCCGTTTGTGAAAAATTCGAACATGTATTAACCTACAGTGTAGGTATTGTGGGAGCATGCGCCATTGATGCCGTGGAAGATCCTTATCCTGCTGAAACACACAATCTTTGCATGAAGAGTGACGCAGTACTTTTTGGCGCCATTGGCGATCCGGAGTATGACAATAATCCTAATGCCAGTGTGCGCCCCGAACAGGGATTGCTAAGAATGCGAAAACAACTGGGGCTGTATGGGAATATCCGTCCCGTGGTAACCTTTCCCTCTCTTGTTCATAAGTCGCCGCTGCGCGCAGAACTGGTTGAAGGGACCGACTTTGTATGCATTAGGGAGCTCACCGGAGGTATGTATTTCGGTCGCCCGCAGGGTAGGAGCGAGGATGGCAATACAGCGTACGACACATGTCAATATACCCGTGAAGAGGTGGAGCGTGTTTTGCATCTTGCATACAGGTTTGCCGGGCAGAGACGTAAAAAGGTGACGGTAGTGGACAAAGCTAATGTGCTTGCTACTTCGCGGTTGTGGCGGCAGATTGCACGGGAGCTTTCTCTTCAGTACCCCGATATTGAGACCAACTATCTCTTCGTCGACAATGCGGCTATGCGTATTATCCAATGGCCCAAAAGTTTTGATGTGCTGGTTACCGAGAACCTGTTCGGAGATATTCTAACCGATGAGGCCTCTGTGATTACCGGCTCTCTGGGACTGCTGCCTTCGGCGTCCATCGGACTGCATACATCATTGTTTGAGCCTATTCATGGATCCTATCCACAGGCTGCAGGTAAAAATATTGCTAATCCAATTGCAATGATTCTTTCTGCTGCACTTATGTTCGAGTATGGCTTTAACCTAATGGACGAGGGAGCTATTATTAGAGAAGCTGTAAATGCGAGCCTCGAAGCAGGTGTCGTTACAGAAGATATTGCAGACGGAGGAAAAGCATATAAGACCTGTGAGGTTGGAGAATGGATTGCTGGATATATAAAGGAAAAGAAATAA
- a CDS encoding alpha-isopropylmalate synthase regulatory domain-containing protein, translating to MDTTLRDGEQTSGVSFAAQEKVSIVSLLLEELKVDRVEIASARVSEGEFRSVQKIAQWAQAHGYIERLEVLGFVDGTSSLEWIANTGCKVINLLIKGSLEHCTYQLSKTPGEHLADVRKSISTAKEMGLTVNIYLEDWSNGMRNSKDYVFHMMDGLKDEPVKRFMLPDTLGVLNPDETRQFCSEMIGRYPGIHFDFHAHNDYDLAVANVYEAVKAGAQGVHVTVNGLGERAGNAPLTSVIALIHDHMGLRTNVDESNLYNVSKVVESYSGIRIPKNKPIIGDNVFTQVAGIHADGDKKKNLYFNDLMPERFGRYREYALGKNSGRSNITKNLEALGIQLDDEATRKVTARIIELGDKKEIVNLDELPYIVSDVLKNGLDNKDILMLNYSLTLTDGLRPTATVKISIKGEVYQETAAGEGQYHAFSKAMYKIYRRLNKPVPELIDYEVVIPPGGKTNAYVQTVITWKYEGKVFKTRALDIDQTVAAIKATMKMLNMIESGSIPNINYLQLP from the coding sequence ATGGATACTACTCTGCGTGATGGTGAACAGACATCAGGGGTATCCTTTGCGGCTCAGGAGAAGGTGAGTATTGTGAGCCTTTTGCTGGAAGAGCTGAAAGTAGACAGGGTGGAGATCGCCTCCGCCCGGGTATCAGAGGGTGAATTCCGTTCAGTTCAGAAGATAGCCCAATGGGCACAAGCACATGGTTATATCGAAAGGTTGGAGGTGCTGGGATTTGTTGACGGAACCTCTTCGCTGGAATGGATAGCCAATACCGGGTGCAAGGTGATAAACCTGCTTATTAAAGGTTCGTTGGAGCACTGCACCTATCAGCTTAGCAAGACCCCCGGAGAGCATCTGGCTGATGTTAGGAAAAGTATTTCTACGGCAAAGGAGATGGGATTGACTGTCAATATATACCTTGAGGATTGGTCCAACGGGATGCGCAATTCTAAAGATTATGTGTTCCATATGATGGACGGACTTAAAGATGAGCCTGTTAAGCGTTTTATGCTTCCTGATACGCTTGGAGTGCTCAACCCCGATGAAACCAGACAATTCTGTTCCGAAATGATTGGACGTTATCCTGGAATTCATTTCGATTTTCATGCACATAACGACTATGATCTGGCAGTTGCCAATGTTTATGAAGCTGTAAAAGCAGGTGCCCAGGGGGTGCATGTAACCGTGAACGGGCTTGGAGAGCGTGCGGGCAATGCTCCACTCACAAGCGTGATTGCGCTGATACACGACCATATGGGCCTGCGGACCAATGTTGACGAGTCTAATCTTTATAATGTGAGCAAGGTTGTTGAAAGCTATTCGGGGATACGTATTCCCAAAAATAAACCTATCATAGGCGACAATGTATTTACACAGGTGGCAGGCATTCATGCTGATGGGGACAAAAAGAAAAATCTCTATTTCAACGATTTGATGCCTGAACGTTTCGGCCGCTATCGTGAATATGCATTGGGGAAAAATTCAGGTCGGTCCAATATTACCAAGAATCTGGAGGCTCTAGGTATTCAGCTTGACGACGAAGCAACGAGGAAAGTGACAGCCCGCATTATTGAGTTGGGCGATAAAAAAGAGATCGTAAATCTCGATGAGCTTCCTTACATTGTCTCCGATGTGTTGAAAAATGGTCTTGATAACAAGGATATCCTGATGCTTAACTATTCACTTACGCTCACCGATGGGCTTCGGCCAACGGCTACGGTGAAGATATCGATTAAAGGAGAAGTATACCAGGAGACGGCAGCAGGAGAGGGGCAGTATCACGCATTCTCAAAGGCGATGTACAAAATTTACAGGAGGCTCAACAAACCTGTACCTGAGTTGATCGACTATGAGGTGGTTATCCCTCCGGGAGGGAAAACAAACGCATATGTGCAGACAGTAATTACATGGAAGTATGAGGGCAAGGTGTTTAAAACCCGTGCACTCGACATAGACCAGACCGTCGCGGCTATCAAGGCTACAATGAAGATGTTGAACATGATTGAAAGCGGGAGTATTCCCAATATAAATTATCTGCAGTTACCGTAA
- the leuD gene encoding 3-isopropylmalate dehydratase small subunit — protein MEKFQTITSTYVPLPIENVDTDQIIPARFLKATTREGFGNNLFADWRYDKEGRPRSGFVLNNPAYTGQVLVAGKNFGSGSSREHAAWAIAGYGFKVVVSSFFADIFRNNALNNGILPVVVSEEFLSGLFAASDSNAKATVTVNLEEQTISNNETGKIESFEINPYKKECLLKGLDDIDFLLSNREKIEEYEKRRTYVY, from the coding sequence ATGGAAAAATTTCAAACAATCACATCAACATATGTTCCGCTTCCCATTGAAAATGTGGATACCGACCAGATTATACCGGCCCGTTTTCTGAAAGCAACCACCCGGGAAGGATTTGGCAACAACCTTTTTGCCGACTGGCGATATGACAAGGAGGGCAGGCCAAGAAGCGGTTTCGTGCTCAATAATCCCGCCTACACAGGCCAGGTATTAGTGGCAGGTAAGAATTTCGGGAGCGGAAGTAGCCGGGAACATGCTGCCTGGGCAATTGCAGGGTATGGATTCAAGGTGGTGGTGTCGAGCTTTTTTGCCGATATCTTTCGCAATAATGCACTCAACAACGGTATCCTGCCGGTTGTTGTAAGCGAAGAGTTTCTAAGTGGACTGTTTGCAGCATCAGACAGCAATGCGAAGGCTACCGTTACGGTAAACTTAGAGGAGCAAACAATATCTAATAATGAAACGGGTAAAATTGAATCGTTTGAAATCAATCCATATAAGAAAGAGTGCCTGCTGAAAGGATTGGATGATATTGATTTTCTGCTGTCGAACAGAGAGAAGATAGAAGAATATGAGAAACGTCGTACTTATGTATATTAA
- the leuC gene encoding 3-isopropylmalate dehydratase large subunit, whose translation MKTLFDKIWDAHVVTTVKDGPTQLYIDRHLCHEVTSPQAFAGLRARGLQVFRPDQTTLTADHNIPTIGQDKPIRDQISRFQVDTLAKNARDFGLTYYGLNDPGNGIVHVIGPENGYTQPGMTIVCGDSHTSTHGAFGAIAFGIGTSEVEMVLASQCILQSRPGTMRINFEGKLNDNVSAKDMALYMISQLTTGGATGYFVEYAGEAVRHLTMEQRMTLCNMSIEMGARGGLIAPDEITFSYVKGRKFAPKGEKWNKAVDYWKTLKTDEGAIFDKEITIDVSQIRPMITYGTNPGMGMPVDGNIPLLEDIDETGKISFKKSLNYMGFVPGEKLEGKQIDYVFLGSCTNGRIEDFRVFANYVKGKKKADNVTAWLVPGSWQVRKQIEAEGLDMILKEAGFELRQPGCSACLAMNDDKVPTGKYAVSTSNRNFEGRQGPGSRTILAGPLVAAAAAVNGKITQP comes from the coding sequence ATGAAAACTCTTTTTGACAAGATATGGGATGCTCACGTGGTTACCACAGTGAAAGATGGCCCCACTCAATTGTATATAGACAGACATTTATGTCACGAGGTGACAAGTCCCCAAGCATTTGCAGGCCTTCGTGCACGAGGGCTGCAAGTATTCCGGCCTGACCAGACCACCCTTACGGCTGATCACAACATTCCTACCATCGGGCAGGATAAGCCAATCCGTGATCAGATTTCACGTTTTCAGGTAGACACCCTCGCAAAAAACGCCAGGGATTTCGGATTGACCTATTATGGGCTCAACGATCCCGGGAACGGTATTGTACATGTTATAGGCCCGGAAAATGGTTATACTCAGCCGGGAATGACCATCGTGTGCGGAGACAGTCACACCTCTACACACGGAGCCTTTGGAGCCATCGCTTTTGGTATTGGTACCAGCGAGGTAGAAATGGTGCTGGCGTCTCAATGTATCCTGCAGTCACGGCCCGGGACCATGCGCATCAATTTTGAAGGTAAGTTGAATGATAATGTGAGTGCCAAAGATATGGCGCTTTATATGATCTCACAGCTAACAACCGGAGGTGCCACGGGATATTTTGTAGAATATGCCGGCGAGGCTGTTCGCCATTTAACAATGGAGCAACGGATGACACTTTGTAACATGAGTATTGAAATGGGTGCACGAGGAGGGCTTATCGCTCCCGATGAAATAACGTTTAGTTATGTTAAGGGACGCAAGTTTGCTCCAAAGGGAGAGAAATGGAACAAGGCAGTGGATTATTGGAAAACGTTGAAGACTGATGAAGGAGCTATTTTCGATAAAGAGATTACGATTGATGTATCACAGATTCGTCCGATGATTACCTATGGAACCAATCCGGGAATGGGAATGCCCGTCGATGGCAACATACCGCTATTGGAAGATATCGATGAGACAGGAAAAATATCATTCAAAAAATCACTGAATTACATGGGATTTGTTCCAGGAGAGAAACTTGAAGGGAAACAGATAGATTATGTCTTTCTTGGTAGTTGTACCAACGGGCGTATTGAGGACTTCAGGGTGTTCGCCAACTATGTTAAAGGGAAAAAGAAAGCCGATAATGTAACGGCCTGGTTGGTACCCGGCAGCTGGCAGGTACGCAAGCAGATTGAGGCGGAAGGGTTGGACATGATCCTCAAAGAGGCAGGTTTTGAACTCCGGCAGCCAGGGTGCTCTGCATGTCTGGCTATGAACGATGATAAGGTTCCTACAGGGAAGTATGCTGTATCTACATCTAACCGCAACTTCGAAGGTCGCCAGGGTCCCGGTTCAAGGACCATATTGGCGGGTCCGCTGGTGGCGGCTGCGGCGGCTGTAAACGGAAAAATAACCCAACCCTAA
- a CDS encoding 2-isopropylmalate synthase → MERIYVFDTTLRDGEQVPGCQLNTIEKIQIAQALELLGVDVIEAGFPVSSPGDFNSVVEIAKAVTWPVICALTRAVEKDIEVAAEALKYAKRKRIHTGIGTSDYHIRHKFNSNREDIIERAVSAVKYARRFVDDVEFYAEDAGRTCNEYLARVVQAVVNAGATVVNIPDTTGYCFPDEFGAKIRYLVENVDLKNAILSTHCHQDLGMATANTIAGVINGARQIEVTVNGIGERAGNTSLEEVVMALKSHKDRGFETNINTHHIYSTSRLVSSLMNMPVQPNKAIVGRNAFAHSSGIHQDGVLKNVETYEIINPRDVGIDDNAIVLTARSGRAALKNRLSLLGVKLDGEELDKVYQNFLELADRKKSVNDDDILMLVGKEARLHRIKVEYLQVVCGIGVRDVASIGLNIAGERFEATATGNGPVDAAIRAVKNIIRRKIRIQEFLIQAIDHGSDDVGKVHMQVEHNDMLYYGFAANTDIVAASVEAFIDAVNKFVE, encoded by the coding sequence ATGGAGCGAATTTATGTATTTGACACAACGTTGAGAGATGGCGAACAGGTCCCCGGCTGCCAGTTGAACACAATAGAGAAGATTCAGATTGCCCAGGCTCTCGAACTGTTGGGGGTAGACGTGATTGAAGCCGGTTTCCCGGTCTCAAGTCCCGGCGATTTCAACTCGGTAGTTGAGATCGCCAAGGCTGTGACCTGGCCGGTTATTTGTGCACTTACCCGTGCCGTGGAGAAAGACATAGAAGTAGCTGCCGAAGCCCTGAAATATGCAAAACGCAAACGTATTCACACAGGGATCGGTACTTCAGATTATCACATTAGGCACAAATTCAATTCTAATAGGGAAGATATCATTGAGCGGGCGGTGAGTGCGGTGAAGTATGCCCGGCGTTTTGTCGACGATGTTGAGTTCTATGCCGAGGATGCGGGCCGTACATGCAATGAGTACCTTGCCCGCGTAGTACAGGCAGTGGTGAATGCGGGTGCTACTGTTGTAAATATCCCCGATACTACCGGTTATTGTTTCCCCGATGAGTTTGGAGCGAAAATAAGATACCTTGTTGAGAACGTTGATTTAAAAAACGCGATATTATCAACACACTGTCACCAGGATCTGGGAATGGCTACCGCCAATACAATTGCCGGGGTTATCAACGGAGCTAGGCAGATAGAGGTAACGGTTAACGGTATTGGCGAGAGGGCCGGCAATACCTCTCTCGAAGAGGTGGTGATGGCACTCAAAAGCCATAAAGACAGGGGATTCGAAACCAATATCAATACACATCATATCTACTCTACAAGCCGTCTGGTGTCAAGCTTGATGAATATGCCGGTACAGCCCAACAAGGCGATCGTGGGAAGAAACGCGTTTGCACACTCTTCCGGAATACATCAGGATGGGGTATTGAAAAATGTAGAAACTTATGAGATAATTAATCCCAGGGATGTTGGTATCGATGATAATGCTATTGTGCTGACCGCCCGCAGCGGACGTGCCGCACTGAAAAACCGTTTGTCGCTCCTTGGAGTAAAGCTCGATGGCGAAGAACTGGATAAGGTCTACCAGAACTTTCTGGAGCTGGCAGACAGGAAAAAGAGTGTGAACGACGATGATATACTTATGCTTGTGGGTAAAGAGGCACGTTTGCACAGGATAAAAGTGGAATATCTGCAGGTAGTATGCGGAATAGGAGTCCGCGATGTGGCAAGTATCGGCTTGAATATTGCCGGCGAACGTTTCGAGGCTACTGCAACCGGTAATGGCCCGGTTGATGCAGCTATCAGGGCAGTCAAAAATATTATTCGAAGAAAAATAAGAATTCAGGAGTTTCTCATCCAGGCAATCGATCATGGTAGTGATGACGTTGGCAAAGTTCATATGCAGGTTGAACACAACGATATGTTGTATTACGGCTTCGCTGCAAATACCGATATCGTGGCAGCCTCGGTAGAAGCGTTTATCGATGCGGTGAATAAGTTTGTTGAATAG
- the nqrF gene encoding NADH:ubiquinone reductase (Na(+)-transporting) subunit F, which translates to MSVLLSVAGLTIWTSVIVFLLIILILVLIILIAKAKLMPSGNVKITVNDEKELSVPMGSTLLNTLQSQNIFLSSACGGGGTCGQCRCRVVDGGGDILPTEKGHFNRKEQLNNWRLSCQVKVKEDMSIIIPEEVFGIKEWECEVISNRNVASFIKEFVVKLPEGEKLDFKPGSYSQIRVPKFDKIKYSDFHIDDKYKGEWDKLKMWDLAATNEEDTVRAYSMANYPAEGNIITLNVRVATPPFDRAKGTWMNVNPGVVSSYIFNLQPGDKVMMSGPFGDFHPVLDSKREMLWVGGGAGMAPLRSQIMHMTKTLKTTDRKMSYFYGARALVEAFYLEDFYELEREFSNFSFHLALDRPDPAADAAGVKYTPGFVHQVIFDTYLKDHEAPEDIEYYMCGPGPMANAVKRMLDSLGVPLEMIMFDDFG; encoded by the coding sequence ATGAGCGTATTATTGAGCGTGGCCGGATTAACGATATGGACGAGTGTTATTGTGTTCCTGCTTATCATTCTTATCCTTGTTTTAATCATTCTTATAGCTAAAGCGAAATTGATGCCGTCAGGCAATGTGAAAATTACTGTAAACGATGAGAAAGAACTGAGCGTGCCGATGGGAAGCACGTTGTTGAACACATTGCAGTCGCAGAATATTTTCCTTTCATCTGCCTGCGGCGGCGGGGGTACATGTGGCCAGTGCCGTTGCCGAGTTGTAGATGGTGGCGGTGATATCCTGCCTACTGAAAAGGGGCATTTCAACCGTAAAGAGCAGTTGAATAACTGGCGTTTGAGCTGTCAGGTGAAAGTGAAGGAAGATATGTCCATTATTATTCCTGAGGAGGTATTTGGAATTAAAGAATGGGAGTGCGAGGTGATTTCAAACCGTAACGTGGCATCGTTTATCAAGGAGTTTGTTGTTAAGTTGCCCGAAGGAGAAAAGCTCGATTTTAAACCGGGTTCATACAGCCAGATCAGGGTCCCTAAATTTGACAAGATAAAATATTCCGATTTTCATATTGACGATAAGTACAAAGGTGAGTGGGACAAGCTTAAAATGTGGGACCTTGCAGCCACCAACGAAGAAGATACTGTACGTGCCTATTCAATGGCCAACTATCCTGCCGAAGGTAATATCATCACACTTAACGTGCGTGTGGCAACACCTCCTTTCGACAGAGCCAAGGGTACCTGGATGAATGTGAATCCAGGTGTAGTATCATCATATATATTCAATCTGCAACCAGGAGACAAGGTGATGATGTCAGGCCCGTTCGGAGATTTCCATCCCGTTTTAGACAGTAAACGCGAAATGCTCTGGGTAGGCGGTGGTGCCGGTATGGCTCCTCTGCGCTCGCAAATTATGCATATGACCAAGACATTGAAAACAACCGATCGCAAGATGTCGTATTTCTATGGAGCAAGAGCCTTGGTTGAGGCATTCTATCTTGAAGATTTCTACGAACTGGAGCGCGAATTTTCAAATTTCTCATTCCATCTGGCACTCGACAGGCCCGATCCGGCAGCTGATGCCGCAGGCGTGAAGTATACTCCCGGCTTTGTACATCAGGTAATTTTTGACACCTATCTGAAAGATCACGAGGCCCCGGAGGATATTGAGTATTACATGTGCGGCCCTGGTCCTATGGCAAATGCAGTTAAACGAATGCTCGACAGCCTGGGTGTTCCGCTCGAAATGATTATGTTCGATGATTTTGGCTAA
- the nqrE gene encoding NADH:ubiquinone reductase (Na(+)-transporting) subunit E, with protein sequence MDAINLIVRSIFVDNMIFAYFLGMCSFLAVSKNVKTALGLGIAVTFVLVITLPLNYLLENYVLKAGALVWLGEEFADVDLSVFSLLIFIAVIASFTQLVEMIIERFSPALYNSLGIFLPLIAVNCAILGGSLFMQQREFANLGLATSYAFGSGIGWLLAIVGMAAIREKLEYSNVPKALKGLGITFIITALMAIGFMSFSGINI encoded by the coding sequence ATGGACGCAATTAATTTAATTGTACGATCGATCTTTGTTGATAATATGATTTTCGCTTACTTCTTGGGGATGTGCTCATTCCTGGCGGTATCGAAAAATGTAAAAACAGCACTGGGACTGGGCATTGCCGTAACCTTCGTGCTTGTTATTACACTCCCTCTTAATTATCTGCTTGAAAACTATGTTCTCAAAGCGGGGGCATTAGTATGGCTGGGTGAAGAATTTGCAGATGTAGATTTAAGTGTTTTCAGTTTGCTTATATTCATCGCGGTAATCGCATCCTTTACACAGTTGGTGGAGATGATTATTGAACGATTCAGCCCCGCACTTTATAATTCACTTGGTATTTTTCTTCCCCTCATAGCCGTAAACTGTGCTATTCTTGGAGGTTCTTTGTTCATGCAACAACGTGAATTCGCCAATTTAGGCTTGGCTACCTCTTATGCATTCGGTTCAGGTATCGGCTGGTTGCTGGCTATAGTAGGTATGGCTGCTATTAGGGAAAAGCTGGAATACTCCAACGTGCCTAAAGCTCTGAAGGGATTAGGTATCACATTTATTATTACTGCATTAATGGCTATCGGTTTCATGAGTTTCTCAGGAATCAACATTTAA
- the nqrD gene encoding NADH:ubiquinone reductase (Na(+)-transporting) subunit D, whose product MALSSKTKAVLLGPLNKNNPIIVQVLGICSALAVTSKLEPAIVMAIAVTIVTAFGNVIISLLRKTIPNRIRIIVQLVVVAALVTIVSEVLKAFAYDVNKQLSVFVGLIVTNCILMGRLEAFALGNGPWPSFLDGIGNGLGYGWILVVVGFFRELLGSGTLYGYHVIPQSFYNAGYENNGLMMLAPMAILLVACIIWIHRSKNKELQEETN is encoded by the coding sequence ATGGCATTATCAAGTAAAACAAAGGCGGTTTTATTAGGACCGCTGAATAAAAATAACCCCATTATTGTTCAGGTTCTGGGTATCTGCTCAGCTCTGGCAGTAACATCAAAACTTGAGCCCGCTATTGTGATGGCTATAGCCGTAACAATTGTAACAGCTTTCGGCAATGTAATAATATCTTTGTTGCGCAAAACCATTCCCAACCGTATTCGTATAATCGTGCAACTTGTTGTTGTAGCCGCATTGGTGACAATTGTTAGCGAGGTGTTGAAAGCTTTCGCGTATGATGTTAATAAACAGCTGTCAGTTTTTGTCGGTTTGATTGTTACCAACTGTATCCTTATGGGCCGCCTGGAAGCATTTGCACTGGGCAACGGGCCCTGGCCTTCTTTTCTCGATGGCATAGGGAATGGTCTGGGGTACGGGTGGATACTGGTAGTTGTGGGTTTCTTCCGAGAACTTCTGGGCTCAGGCACTCTCTATGGTTACCATGTCATTCCACAGTCGTTCTACAACGCAGGTTACGAAAACAACGGGCTTATGATGCTTGCCCCGATGGCAATATTACTGGTAGCTTGTATTATTTGGATTCACCGGTCGAAGAACAAGGAACTGCAGGAAGAGACCAATTGA